Proteins encoded within one genomic window of Polaribacter sp. NJDZ03:
- a CDS encoding M48 family metallopeptidase, which produces MSYIAETLSDLEKEHQAALNTAQEKMLTDLNDAQASGNFDKIQEASIVFQNLTTELAAEYTKRIEEINALNHKAEVETVEGIYTNNRADIDLNLLVYDGDRDYVIAFQQDDLIQKTLEKVNKNSGKFKSRKHLLKSSLRLTKTLAPMLHEIGEHCKKTLKLKADIEFFVYQGDTFNASCYPPDDNKLYIILSSGILERFSKEELTFVVGHEIGHVLFEHFDYPVRQILDTGENDLAPIHAMKLYAWNRNAEISADRAGLLCCQNFEAVGRTFFKLSSGVTTDSLDFQLNAYIEQFVDLEEVLNDSNLDPSDWYSTHPFSPLRIKALELFNKSETYAAFNESISGEITEEAMEVEIKRIMSLMEPENLEDEGEHSEKIQRLMFLGGYLISNADGVVDDSEIQALSSIVAPKVFANCMMTIKGLTEDEMISEVQQLTKDLDVVLSVMQKLNILRDLSIISYADGEIDDSEVNVLYNLARLLYINTDFIDRVIGDAQGI; this is translated from the coding sequence ATGTCATATATAGCAGAAACACTTTCAGATTTAGAAAAAGAACATCAAGCGGCTTTAAATACGGCGCAAGAAAAAATGTTAACCGATTTAAATGATGCACAAGCATCAGGAAATTTCGATAAAATACAAGAAGCTAGTATTGTTTTTCAAAATTTAACAACAGAACTAGCGGCAGAATATACCAAACGTATTGAAGAGATAAATGCTTTAAATCATAAAGCAGAAGTAGAAACCGTAGAAGGAATCTATACAAATAATAGAGCTGATATCGACCTAAACCTATTAGTTTATGATGGTGATAGAGATTATGTGATCGCTTTTCAACAAGACGATTTAATACAAAAAACGTTAGAAAAAGTAAATAAGAATAGTGGTAAATTTAAGTCTAGAAAGCATTTGTTAAAATCTAGTTTAAGGTTGACAAAGACTTTAGCACCAATGCTTCATGAAATAGGAGAGCATTGTAAAAAAACATTAAAGCTTAAAGCAGATATAGAGTTTTTTGTGTATCAAGGAGATACTTTTAACGCTTCTTGTTATCCGCCAGACGATAATAAATTATACATTATTTTATCATCCGGAATTTTAGAGCGTTTCTCTAAAGAGGAATTAACTTTTGTTGTTGGTCATGAAATAGGACATGTTCTTTTTGAACATTTTGATTATCCTGTAAGACAAATTTTAGATACCGGTGAAAATGATTTAGCGCCAATTCACGCAATGAAATTGTATGCTTGGAATAGAAATGCAGAAATAAGTGCAGATAGAGCAGGCTTGTTATGTTGCCAGAATTTTGAAGCTGTTGGTCGTACTTTCTTTAAATTATCATCCGGCGTAACTACAGATTCATTAGATTTTCAATTAAATGCTTACATAGAACAGTTTGTAGATTTAGAAGAGGTTTTAAACGATTCTAATTTAGATCCTTCAGATTGGTATAGTACTCACCCTTTTAGTCCGTTAAGAATTAAAGCTTTAGAGCTTTTTAATAAAAGTGAAACGTATGCAGCTTTTAATGAGTCTATTTCTGGTGAAATTACAGAGGAAGCAATGGAGGTAGAAATTAAGCGAATTATGTCTTTAATGGAACCTGAGAATTTAGAGGATGAAGGTGAACATTCTGAGAAAATACAACGTTTAATGTTTTTAGGAGGATATTTAATTTCGAATGCAGATGGTGTAGTAGACGATTCTGAAATACAAGCTTTAAGTAGTATTGTGGCTCCTAAAGTTTTTGCCAATTGTATGATGACCATAAAAGGGCTTACAGAAGATGAAATGATTAGCGAAGTACAACAGCTTACTAAAGACTTAGATGTTGTGTTATCTGTGATGCAAAAGTTAAACATTTTAAGAGATTTATCTATTATTTCTTATGCTGATGGAGAAATAGATGATAGTGAAGTAAATGTTTTGTACAATTTAGCAAGGCTTTTATATATCAATACAGATTTCATAGATCGTGTTATTGGTGATGCACAAGGTATTTAA